In Hydrogenispora ethanolica, the DNA window AGGCGGGGTGACTTCGTTTTTACCGACGACTTTATCCGGACCCTTGCCGGACATTGTAAAAGCGGTTGATTGTATCGGGCGGGCCATGCGCATGGATATCCATGGCGCCAAGATTTTGGGAGCCCATTTGGAAGGTCCGTATTTCAGTTTAGAGCAAAAAGGTGCTCAAAATCCATTATATATTATTAATCCCAAGCCCGAAGATTATCTGCCGTTATTTGATAAATATCCCTTTATTATCAGAGTTTCGGCCGCTCCTGAGTTGGATGGGGCGCTGGAACTGGGGCAGGAACTAAAAAGGCGGGGCATTGTCGCGTCGATTGCTCATTCAAATGCCAGTTATCAAGAGGTCCTGCAGGCCATCGAACATGGTTACACCCATGCGACGCATATTTTCTCCGGAATGTCCACGATAAAAAGGGTGGATGCCTACCGGGTGGCCGGAGTTGTCGAATCCGTACTGGTTTTGGATGAGTTGACCACCGAGATGATTGCGGATGGACATCATTTACCTCCAAGTTTAATGAAACTGGTTCTTAAAACCAAGGGGATCGACAAAGTTTGCCTGGTTACCGACTCCATGAAAGCGGCCGGTCTAGGTCCGGGCAGGTATGAATTGGGTGGACTGGATGTCCTCATTGAGTCCGCGATTCCGGAAGTATTTGAAATCTCCACTCAGGAACGGAACTACGTGGCGAAATTGGCTGACCGAAGCGCTTTTGCCAGTAGTGTCGCGACCATGGACCAATTAGTAAGAAACATGGTAAAACACGTTGGATTAAACATCGTGGATGCTGTTAAATTGGTTACTTGCAATCCTGCCCGGATGCAAGGGATCGACCACGAACGGGGGGCGATAGCGGAAGGAATGAAGGCGGATATTACCGTTTTTGATGAAAATGTGGATATCCATTTAACCATGGCGGAAGGGGAGATTGTTTACCAAAACGATTGAGGAAGTATGGATTTTTTAAATTGGTTCAGCATCATGATTAATTGGGGTTCGCTGAACAGAGAAAAAAGCCTTGATAATACTAAGTTTAAGAGCTATTTGTGGTATAATAGATCCAAGGAAAACAGCGATAAAAGAACAA includes these proteins:
- the nagA gene encoding N-acetylglucosamine-6-phosphate deacetylase, giving the protein MFTVLLNGKIITPFRRIDRGAVLIENDHIKEFGAMDKVTIPEGSRLIDVGGAFISPGFIDLHLHGAWGGDVMGATTADLLRMAQGVVKGGVTSFLPTTLSGPLPDIVKAVDCIGRAMRMDIHGAKILGAHLEGPYFSLEQKGAQNPLYIINPKPEDYLPLFDKYPFIIRVSAAPELDGALELGQELKRRGIVASIAHSNASYQEVLQAIEHGYTHATHIFSGMSTIKRVDAYRVAGVVESVLVLDELTTEMIADGHHLPPSLMKLVLKTKGIDKVCLVTDSMKAAGLGPGRYELGGLDVLIESAIPEVFEISTQERNYVAKLADRSAFASSVATMDQLVRNMVKHVGLNIVDAVKLVTCNPARMQGIDHERGAIAEGMKADITVFDENVDIHLTMAEGEIVYQND